The following proteins come from a genomic window of Sorghum bicolor cultivar BTx623 chromosome 3, Sorghum_bicolor_NCBIv3, whole genome shotgun sequence:
- the LOC110433313 gene encoding uncharacterized protein LOC110433313 — MKEEYVKSKIARGAAEEAGKKAREDLEAERIRSRSLSDDVDRLKKMLLEKEGTILQVGKMIEDLPVENTDLARSYKEIERANTDLVGENTALEERIRGLKDDLLAA, encoded by the exons ATGAAGGAGGAGTATGTGAAGAGCAAAATTGCTCGaggcgccgcggaggaggccGGGAAGAAGGCCCGTGAGGACCTCGAGGCAGAGCGAATCCGTtctcgcagtctctctgacgacgttgaCCGTCTGAAGAAAATGCTGCTAGAGAAGGAGGGAACTATCTTACAGGTGGGTAAGATGATCGAGGACCTGCCGGTCGAAAATACAGATCTGGCTCGTTCCTAtaaggagatcgagagggctaACACCGACTTAGTTGGTGAGAACACAGCTCTCGAAGAAAGGATTCGTG GGCTTAAGGATGATCTGCTGGCCGCCTAG